The nucleotide window TATTGGTTTGACTGCATATATTGAAAATAGTTCATGGCTTCTGCTGCATCAGGGCCTTGAACAGAATTTTCGAGGAATTATATTTACAAGCTTCTGATAGTGTCCGATTTGGTGGCATTAATATATTTATAGCTTGTACATACTATTTATCCACCTAAATTGAGATATTTTAAGACTACAAAAGGCAACTCCAAACCACATCTCAGTACGTTGAAGATAAGAACCCCTATGTTGATTCAATGGATGCTTCACAGAATAATAAAGAAAcaagagagaagaagaagtaagagagaagaagaagtgGAAAGAAATTTCAGAGCCTCCAAGGATTTGTTTGAGCTTATGTCTGAGGATATCTGAGACATTAATCTTATTTGAAGAAAGCCACGTGTCCAAATCATGAGCATTGATGCTAATTCATCTAACTTCATCTGGGACGTTGAATTGATAAGAGAGAAATAAATCACAGCCATCCAATTTGATATTTCTCATTTTCAGATGAGAAGGGTCTAGAATTGTTTACACGTGAACCACACATGCTCACACACATTGTAAAGAATATTTCTGTTAGTTAGTTAGATTTTAGTCAAGAGGAAATAGTACAAGTGTATAGGAATATTTTATTAACATTTTTTGTATTTATACATAGATTTGTATAAAGGACAAGCTACAGTGAATAAAATATACCGAGAAAACTTTCACAATTTCTGCTTTCTccttcatggtatcagagcagagtTAAGCTCGATCCGTTCACAAATCATCTCAagtttctttctaattttttttctctGTTATCCATATCTGGATTCAACCATGTCTGGTACTGAAGCAGCAGCTGCCATCATAGCATCTGGATCCACAACCAGTGCAGTCAACAATGACTCCAATCATCTCTATCACTTGCACTCTTCTAATACTCCAGGAATGGGTCTTGTGAGTTCGCCATTCGATGGAAGAGGATTCCCAGGATGAAAGAGATCTGTCCTCATTGCAATTTCAGCCAAAAACAAACTTGGATTCATCAATGGTTCTGTTGCTGAACCAGCAATGCGTGATAAAGAATATCCATTGTGGAGTAGGTGCAATGACATGGTCACCTCTTGGTTGCTGAATTCTTTGACCAAAGAGATAGGTGACAATGTCATCTATTCAAGGACTGCTAAGGACCTTTGGAGCAGCCTGGAACACAGGTTTGGGCAGTCTAGTGGAGCAAAACTATACCATCTGCAGAAGGAAATTTCAAAAACATGTCAGGGAAACAGCAGCATATCAGGTT belongs to Nicotiana tabacum cultivar K326 chromosome 6, ASM71507v2, whole genome shotgun sequence and includes:
- the LOC142181763 gene encoding uncharacterized protein LOC142181763; translated protein: MSGTEAAAAIIASGSTTSAVNNDSNHLYHLHSSNTPGMAKNKLGFINGSVAEPAMRDKEYPLWSRCNDMVTSWLLNSLTKEIGDNVIYSRTAKDLWSSLEHRFGQSSGAKLYHLQKEISKTCQGNSSISGYFTTFKRLWDELLT